The following proteins come from a genomic window of Carassius auratus strain Wakin chromosome 18, ASM336829v1, whole genome shotgun sequence:
- the bcl9l gene encoding B-cell CLL/lymphoma 9-like protein isoform X1, which translates to MHSENKLSNHGKQVTSGAQSQLPNVNQAQQQGPAGNQGSKGSGSGNHGVKSNQISPGNPGLKSHNQSGGGVGGIMKTKAKRERSVSTDTGDQRESLTPVLEPDAKVEGVMRSKRRCVLERKQPYSGDEWCSGAETEEEDEKPLSASHREHVICPSQGHSGSSATGHVSDPGGPALSGPGIRTDLHPRPPQQVVYVFTTSLANSAAEAVMHGHTDSILLYHQQNVPRTKLDQSSGIGKLSNLTEQISSSHSPPIGTPKSQSGTPRPGSVGGVVGGHLQGTSTPSSTGHPDGEPAQTLRGGGTSNSINRSAVHSLGQGSSGPQSVGVSGPDRVDRPGTIAHHGAGVSPSSSPSLLSVCHQSELGQRGGPGNTDGLSKEQLEHRERSLQTLRDIERLLLRSGASAGHEEPNGNPNGTNVNNNNSNDGGRGLQDGENGVGDSNNAGITGMPPVGGIKKYEEPLQSIISQTQNLGGPGLDDSLMGSHHVMPPHSHHLSSPSGLDMGPLMGPEGVTPEQLAWRKLQEEYYQEKRRQHDMNPHQHPQHFRMMPEMGMPGGPQMLMRGPPPPYHSKPGDQQWGPGPMVGGGMGGNSRLKDMHQEGPRGPRFLGQMRGPSGGGGYPEGPGGIIGMEGLGPQRPPRPGMGWLEEMPPNMSGGGPFHGCYPPGGPGGPPQPFQGDLDRPITREEMFRRLHRLDLQQLSRQQQQAGLGGPRMMDNTGGPGFPNPGMGGGPPSRSDPMDFPGSRTIMGSPIGGVGSDGGPTMRDIVDSPLGGSLNMNMGMNMNPQGQQFLVQKLRGGPGIGGPLGEMLNPDDISRIRASQNGRGGANKGMIPGPDGPLQFSNQSSFPGSQGDGSYMQQPGPDMFGPDQPGPPHMSNTSRLSHIPMNPGSRGTDLGARHPPDLPISVNQMGSPAIPQSHQLKSPSLSQEPSPLMPSPSAAGLKSPSQLPQGGPTHPPAPAASGAGTPSSTSIKSPQVMVPSLGLRSPSGSPGHLKSPTMPVASPGWIASPKNTMPSPGGPSSVKVAGNGGSTSTDTGMSLPPRSSNSTPISQPSNSINPSMPFTSSQDAPPSQNPLSLIMSQMSKYAMPSSTPLYHDAIKTIATSDDEMLTDRPLLPGINMSVGNMGNHQSTQMLLNSQGSMGPHSGPQSPMGMVLQGVPQLSHDPSGPMLPSPNPMGMPGMTSAIIGGGGGPPDGIGPCNLSPMHPQNQMGGFPRMQGPLHSPISGMGQQYPQRPEEVLQPQQMHLLSKGMSHQRPPLQPDSFPSMPMGDGPDLSEVIRPTHTGIPEFDLSRIIPADKPSSTLQYFPKSEAMSQPQQNPHQGQLPPQASSAQLLKQLSSSGPPHSNVPSSNPHIANLQNMMAEQQLPLHPSHSHCGMRPGMGMPQIGSRGMGSGGGMGPICHPGHMMGRTVMSPQQQQQLQQQHHHQQQQAMMANNLLQHPSHPPRGMLSPHQLPHNLMAQQNLMMMQAKQRGMTLPGEHFGQQGALMSPQGPMMGPPHSQSVMMGPQSLRQRSMSLDSPLGYGPGSMANMPF; encoded by the exons ATGCACTCTGAAAATAAACTATCCAATCATGGCAAGCAAGTGACAAGCGGGGCCCAATCACAGCTCCCCAATGTAAACCAAGCGCAGCAGCAAGGACCTGCTGGCAACCAAGGGTCAAAGGGCAGTGGGTCTGGGAACCATGGAGTCAAATCCAACCAGATTTCTCCTGGCAACCCTGGACTGAAGAGCCACAACCAATCAGGTGGTGGAGTTGGCGGGATAATGAAGACCAAGGCAAAGAGGGAAAGGAGCGTCTCCACGGACACGGGAGACCAAAGGGAGTCACTCACCCCTGTTTTGGAGCCAGATGCCAAAG TAGAGGGAGTGATGCGCAGCAAGCGCCGGTGTGTTCTGGAGAGAAAGCAGCCATACAGTGGTGATGAATGGTGCTCAGGGGCCGAaactgaggaagaggatgagaaaCCCCTTTCTGCCTCTCACC GTGAGCATGTGATCTGTCCTAGTCAGGGCCACTCTGGTTCATCTGCCACAGGCCATGTTAGTGATCCAGGAGGTCCAGCACTAAGTGGACCTGGTATTCGCACAGATCTACATCCTCGTCCCCCTCAGCAAGTAGTGTATGTCTTCACCACCAGCCTAGCCAACAG tGCTGCAGAAGCAGTGATGCATGGCCACACAGACTCCATCCTCTTGTATCACCAGCAGAATGTCCCTCGTACCAAGCTGGATCAG TCTTCTGGCATTGGAAAACTCTCCAACCTGACAGAGCAGATCAGCTCTAGTCACAGTCCTCCCATTGGCACACCCAAATCCCAAAGTGGTACACCTCGGCCAGGTTCTGTTGGTGGAGTTGTTGGTGGACACCTTCAAGGCACCAGCACTCCTTCTTCTACAGGGCATCCAGATGGTGAGCCAGCCCAAACCCTCCGAGGAGGAGGAACGTCAAACAGCATCAACCGCTCTGCAGTTCATTCACTGGGCCAAGGAAGTTCCGGCCCACAGTCTGTGGGAGTTTCAGGACCAGACAGAGTGGACAGGCCAGGTACTATTGCCCACCATGGTGCAGGTGTGTCTCCTTCGTCAAGTCCTTCTCTATTATCTGTATGCCATCAGAGCGAACTGGGCCAACGTGGAGGGCCAGGAAACACAGATGGCCTCTCTAAGGAGCAGTTGGAACATCGTGAACGCTCTTTACAGACTCTTCGAGACATTGAGAGGTTGCTTCTCCGTAGTGGAGCCAGTGCAGGCCATGAGGAACCTAATGGTAATCCTAATGGCACTAatgttaataacaataatagtaatgatGGAGGTAGAGGTTTGCAAGATGGTGAGAATGGTGTGGGGGATAGCAACAATGCTGGTATAACTGGTATGCCCCCTGTTGGTGGAATAAAAAAGTATGAGGAGCCGTTACAGTCCATCATCTCACAGACACAGAATCTTGGTGGGCCTGGATTGGATGACTCACTGATGGGCTCACACCATGTTATGCCACCTCATTCCCACCACCTATCCTCACCCTCAGGGTTAGACATGGGGCCCCTTATGGGACCTGAAGGTGTAACACCAGAGCAGCTAGCTTGGAGGAAGCTTCAAGAAGAATACTACCAGGAGAAAAGGCGGCAACACGACATGAACCCCCACCAACATCCCCAGCATTTCCGCATGATGCCAGAGATGGGCATGCCTGGGGGGCCTCAAATGCTGATGAGGGGACCCCCACCACCATATCATAGTAAACCCGGTGACCAACAGTGGGGGCCAGGGCCAATGGTAGGGGGAGGAATGGGAGGGAATTCACGACTAAAAGACATGCATCAGGAAGGTCCTCGAGGGCCAAGGTTTCTTGGACAGATGCGAGGTCCTTCAGGGGGTGGGGGTTACCCAGAAGGTCCTGGAGGAATTATAGGTATGGAGGGGTTGGGTCCTCAAAGACCTCCAAGGCCAGGCATGGGTTGGCTAGAAGAGATGCCTCCAAACATGAGTGGTGGAGGCCCATTTCATGGGTGCTATCCACCAGGGGGGCCTGGGGGACCTCCCCAGCCCTTTCAGGGTGATTTGGATCGCCCCATAACACGGGAAGAGATGTTCCGCAGACTCCATAGATTGGACTTGCAGCAGTTATCCAGACAGCAACAGCAGGCAGGGCTTGGAGGTCCTAGGATGATGGATAATACTGGGGGACCAGGCTTCCCCAATCCTGGAATGGGAGGAGGCCCGCCCTCCCGTAGTGATCCAATGGACTTTCCTGGTTCTCGGACTATAATGGGCTCTCCTATTGGTGGAGTAGGCAGTGATGGTGGCCCCACAATGAGAGACATAGTTGACTCTCCTTTAGGGGGTAGCCTAAATATGAATATGGGCATGAATATGAATCCACAGGGGCAGCAGTTCTTGGTTCAGAAGCTGAGGGGGGGTCCTGGAATTGGCGGACCACTTGGGGAGATGTTGAACCCTGATGACATCTCCCGCATTAGGGCTTCACAGAATGGCCGGGGTGGTGCTAACAAAGGAATGATCCCTGGCCCAGATGGACCTCTTCAGTTTTCTAACCAGAGCTCATTTCCTGGTAGTCAGGGTGATGGCTCATATATGCAGCAGCCAGGGCCTGATATGTTTGGACCAGACCAGCCAGGTCCTCCCCACATGAGCAACACCTCAAGACTTAGTCACATTCCCATGAACCCTGGCTCAAGAGGTACAGACCTTGGTGCCCGACACCCTCCTGATCTGCCCATTAGTGTTAACCAGATGGGATCCCCAGCTATACCTCAATCTCACCAGCTCAAATCACCCTCTCTTAGTCAGGAGCCATCACCCCTCATGCCTTCACCCTCTGCAGCAGGCCTGAAATCACCCAGCCAACTACCACAGGGTGGTCCGACTCACCCTCCTGCACCTGCAGCCTCTGGGGCTGGAACACCCTCTTCGACCTCTATCAAGTCCCCCCAGGTAATGGTCCCTTCTCTTGGTCTTCGCTCACCGTCTGGCTCCCCTGGACACCTTAAATCTCCAACCATGCCTGTTGCTTCACCTGGCTGGATTGCCTCACCCAAGAATACTATGCCTAGCCCTGGGGGGCCTTCTAGTGTCAAGGTCGCAGGCAATGGAGGTAGCACCTCCACTGATACAG GTATGTCCCTGCCACCTAGGAGTTCTAACTCAACACCCATCAGTCAGCCTTCCAACTCTATCAATCCTAGTATGCCTTTCACATCCTCACAAGATGCCCCTCCCTCCCAGAATCCTTTATCCCTAATAATGTCTCAGATGTCAAAGTATGCCATGCCTAGCTCCACTCCGCTGTACCATGATGCCATCAAGACAATCGCCACATCAGATGATGAGATGCTAACTGATAGACCCCTCCTACCTGGAATCAACATGTCAG TAGGCAACATGGGAAATCACCAGTCTACGCAAATGCTCCTCAACTCGCAGGGTTCAATGGGACCTCACAGCGGTCCGCAAAGTCCAATGGGAATGGTTCTCCAAGGAGTCCCACAGCTATCCCACGATCCTTCTGGACCTATGCTCCCATCCCCTAACCCTATGGGAATGCCAGGAATGACCTCAGCAATAATAGGAGGTGGAGGGGGACCTCCAGATGGGATAGGGCCTTGTAATCTTTCCCCAATGCATCCCCAAAACCAGATGGGAGGATTCCCTCGCATGCAGGGACCACTTCACTCCCCTATTAGTGGAATGGGGCAGCAGTACCCCCAGCGCCCCGAAGAGGTCTTACAACCCCAACAGATGCACCTTCTAAGCAAAGGCATGTCTCACCAGCGGCCTCCTCTCCAACCAGACTCTTTTCCATCCATGCCCATGGGTGATGGTCCAGACCTGAGTGAGGTCATTAGGCCTACACATACAGGCATTCCTGAGTTCGATCTTTCACGTATCATTCCTGCAGACAAGCCCAGCAGCACCCTGCAGTACTTCCCCAAAAGTGAAGCCATGTCCCAGCCACAGCAAAATCCACACCAGGGCCAGCTGCCTCCACAGGCTTCATCTGCTCAACTTCTTAAACAACTATCCTCATCTGGACCTCCCCATAGCAACGTCCCCTCCTCCAACCCCCATATTGCTAACTTGCAGAACATGATGGCTGAGCAACAGCTGCCTCTACACCCCTCACATTCACATTGTGGAATGCGTCCAGGTATGGGCATGCCTCAGATTGGCTCCAGGGGCATGGGATCAGGAGGTGGTATGGGACCCATATGCCACCCAGGGCACATGATGGGCAGGACAGTCATGtctccacaacaacaacaacagctccaACAACAACATCACCATCAGCAGCAGCAGGCCATGATGGCCAACAACCTCTTACAACACCCATCCCACCCTCCCCGTGGTATGCTGTCTCCACATCAGCTCCCTCATAATCTTATGGCCCAGCAGAATCTAATGATGATGCAGGCTAAGCAGCGGGGCATGACTCTCCCTGGGGAACACTTTGGCCAGCAGGGTGCCCTCATGTCCCCTCAGGGGCCTATGATGGGACCTCCACATTCACAGTCAGTCATGATGGGCCCCCAGAGTCTTAGACAACGGAGCATGTCCCTGGACAGCCCACTGGGCTATGGGCCTGGAAGTATGGCCAACATGCCCTTTTAA